One Stenotrophomonas oahuensis genomic region harbors:
- a CDS encoding glutamate--cysteine ligase yields MSSPSHVAETPITDRNELVATLASGEKPKAHWRIGTEHEKFGFRLDDLRPPTFDGDRGIEALLNGLTRFNWEPVQEGGRTIALVRDGASVTLEPAGQLELSGAALESIHQTCVETGTHLNEVAQVAAELQLGFLGMGFQPKWSRADMPWMPKGRYRIMREYMPKVGQLGLDMMTRTCTVQVNLDYATEADMVKKFRVSLALQPIATALFADSPFTEGKPNGYLSYRSHIWTDTDADRTGMLDFVFEDGFGYERYVDYLLDVPMYFSYRDGVYHDASGQSFRDFMQGKLPVLPGALPTLRDWSDHMTTAFPEVRLKKYLEMRGADAGPWSRLCALPAFWVGLLYDETALDAAWDLVKDFSLLERHALRDGVPRQAMNLPFRNGTVRDLAREAVKIAVAGLQRRAARNADGQDESHFLDVLQEIVESGLTPAERKLALYHGEWNQNVDPVFSQFAY; encoded by the coding sequence TTGTCGAGCCCCAGCCACGTCGCCGAGACGCCGATCACCGACCGCAATGAACTGGTCGCCACGTTGGCCTCCGGCGAGAAGCCCAAGGCGCACTGGCGCATCGGCACCGAACACGAGAAGTTCGGCTTCCGCCTGGATGACCTGCGTCCGCCGACGTTCGACGGCGACCGCGGCATCGAGGCGCTGCTCAACGGGCTGACCCGCTTCAACTGGGAGCCCGTGCAGGAAGGCGGCCGCACCATCGCGCTGGTCCGTGACGGCGCATCGGTGACGCTGGAACCGGCAGGCCAGCTGGAGCTGTCTGGCGCGGCACTGGAAAGCATCCACCAGACCTGCGTGGAAACCGGCACCCACCTCAACGAGGTGGCACAGGTGGCGGCGGAACTGCAGTTGGGCTTCCTGGGCATGGGCTTCCAGCCGAAGTGGTCGCGTGCGGACATGCCGTGGATGCCGAAGGGCCGCTACCGGATCATGCGCGAGTACATGCCGAAGGTGGGCCAGCTGGGCCTGGACATGATGACCCGCACCTGCACGGTGCAGGTCAACCTGGATTACGCCACCGAAGCGGACATGGTGAAGAAGTTCCGCGTGTCGCTGGCGTTGCAGCCGATTGCCACGGCGCTGTTCGCCGATTCGCCGTTCACCGAGGGCAAGCCGAACGGTTACCTCAGCTACCGTTCGCACATCTGGACCGACACCGACGCCGACCGCACCGGCATGCTGGACTTCGTGTTCGAAGACGGTTTCGGTTACGAGCGCTATGTGGACTACCTGCTCGACGTGCCGATGTACTTCTCCTACCGCGATGGCGTCTATCACGATGCCAGTGGACAGAGCTTCCGCGACTTCATGCAGGGCAAGCTGCCGGTGCTGCCGGGTGCGCTGCCGACGCTGCGCGACTGGTCCGACCACATGACCACCGCGTTCCCGGAAGTGCGCCTGAAGAAGTACCTGGAAATGCGCGGTGCCGACGCCGGCCCGTGGAGCCGCCTGTGTGCGTTGCCGGCGTTCTGGGTGGGCCTGCTGTACGACGAGACTGCATTGGACGCGGCGTGGGATCTGGTCAAGGACTTCAGTCTGCTCGAGCGTCATGCGCTACGCGACGGCGTGCCGCGCCAGGCCATGAACCTGCCGTTCCGCAACGGCACCGTGCGCGACCTGGCCCGCGAGGCAGTGAAGATCGCAGTGGCCGGCCTGCAGCGCCGCGCCGCACGCAATGCCGACGGCCAGGATGAGAGCCATTTCCTCGACGTCCTGCAGGAAATCGTCGAGTCCGGCCTGACCCCGGCCGAACGCAAGCTGGCGCTGTACCACGGCGAGTGGAACCAGAACGTGGACCCGGTGTTCTCGCAGTTCGCGTACTGA
- a CDS encoding helix-turn-helix transcriptional regulator, whose amino-acid sequence MALTPTLPDPGLLAEIATLADCQRAEGYACITARREHGASSVEIPQPQFAILLQGRKQVSTAQQSMTFVPGDLFLITQRCRIDVVNIPDPASGLYLSAIVPLCSEALSAARTLWNEPLPAAGLPLAQLALDAHADTLRQWRAALERGHYTEARLALATLIVAFCRGGHGSLLLAPEPSLGERLRDLIAAQPERDWQSHDFESHLGMSGATLRRRLASEQLSVRELIADARLAYAMQLLYTTRLPLKTVAARVGYRSLGSFNRRFAARYGLDPAEIGNS is encoded by the coding sequence ATGGCACTCACTCCCACCCTGCCCGACCCCGGCCTGCTGGCCGAGATTGCCACCCTGGCCGACTGCCAGCGTGCCGAGGGCTATGCCTGCATCACCGCCCGGCGCGAACACGGCGCGTCATCGGTGGAGATTCCACAGCCGCAGTTCGCCATTCTGCTGCAGGGGCGCAAACAGGTCAGTACCGCGCAGCAGTCAATGACCTTCGTGCCCGGCGATCTGTTCCTGATCACCCAGCGCTGCCGTATCGATGTGGTCAACATCCCCGACCCGGCCAGCGGCCTTTACCTGAGCGCGATTGTGCCGCTGTGCAGTGAAGCGCTGAGCGCGGCGCGCACGCTCTGGAACGAACCGCTGCCCGCTGCCGGCCTGCCGCTGGCACAACTGGCGCTGGATGCACATGCCGACACCCTGCGACAGTGGCGTGCGGCACTGGAACGTGGCCACTACACCGAAGCACGGCTGGCCTTGGCTACCTTGATCGTGGCGTTCTGCCGCGGTGGCCACGGCAGCCTGCTGCTGGCCCCGGAGCCGAGCCTGGGCGAACGCCTGCGTGATCTGATCGCTGCCCAGCCCGAGCGCGACTGGCAGTCGCATGACTTTGAAAGTCACCTCGGCATGAGCGGGGCCACCCTGCGCCGACGCCTGGCCAGCGAGCAGCTGAGCGTGCGTGAACTCATTGCCGACGCGCGCCTGGCCTATGCCATGCAACTGCTCTACACCACCCGCCTGCCGCTGAAGACGGTGGCCGCGCGCGTAGGGTATCGCTCGCTGGGCAGTTTCAACCGGCGCTTCGCTGCCCGCTATGGACTGGACCCGGCGGAGATTGGCAACAGCTGA
- a CDS encoding MBL fold metallo-hydrolase, translated as MAGFSIRGLVCFVAGHGPALLLAGVAQAATGHVVEQQVPGVYHQQIGTLQVTALFDGTVALGRQELVGIEPGAVTRLLDHRYVPEDGKGLQTAVNAYLVQSGRHLTLVDTGTAQCFGPGLGQVLGNLRAAGYDPAEVDDVLLTHAHPDHLCGLLDANGKAAYPNATVWLSQTDADYWLNPASEATAPQGVRFAFALARKAVAPYDAAGKVRRFSAGQALPTGVTALDSQGHTPGHVSWQLDGGSQQLLVWGDIVHFHAVQFAQPTASYEADSDRTAAIASRRAMMTQAADHGWWVAGAHLPFPGLGHVRHEGDAFAWVPGEFAPLPAR; from the coding sequence ATGGCCGGTTTTTCAATTCGTGGGTTGGTCTGCTTTGTTGCCGGGCATGGCCCGGCACTACTGTTGGCGGGGGTGGCACAGGCTGCGACAGGCCATGTGGTCGAACAGCAGGTGCCAGGTGTTTACCACCAGCAGATCGGCACCTTGCAGGTCACGGCCCTGTTCGATGGCACCGTGGCGCTGGGCCGGCAGGAACTGGTCGGCATTGAACCCGGCGCGGTGACCCGCCTGCTCGATCACCGCTACGTGCCCGAAGACGGCAAGGGCCTGCAGACCGCGGTCAATGCCTATCTGGTGCAAAGCGGCCGGCATCTGACCCTGGTCGATACGGGCACAGCACAGTGCTTCGGTCCCGGCCTGGGCCAGGTGCTGGGCAATCTACGCGCGGCCGGTTATGACCCGGCCGAGGTCGACGATGTGCTGCTGACCCACGCCCACCCGGACCACCTGTGTGGCCTGCTCGATGCCAATGGCAAAGCGGCCTACCCCAACGCCACGGTGTGGCTGTCGCAAACCGACGCGGACTATTGGTTGAACCCGGCCAGCGAGGCGACCGCACCGCAAGGGGTGCGCTTCGCCTTCGCCCTGGCCCGCAAAGCCGTCGCGCCGTATGACGCCGCCGGCAAGGTCAGGCGCTTCAGCGCAGGGCAGGCACTGCCTACCGGTGTGACCGCACTGGACAGCCAGGGCCACACCCCCGGCCATGTGTCCTGGCAGCTGGACGGCGGCAGCCAGCAGCTGCTGGTGTGGGGCGACATCGTGCACTTCCACGCGGTGCAGTTCGCGCAGCCAACGGCCAGCTATGAGGCTGATAGCGACAGGACTGCGGCGATTGCCAGCCGCCGCGCGATGATGACGCAGGCGGCCGACCACGGCTGGTGGGTGGCGGGTGCGCACCTGCCCTTCCCGGGATTGGGTCATGTGCGACACGAAGGCGACGCCTTCGCGTGGGTCCCGGGCGAATTCGCGCCGTTGCCGGCGCGGTGA
- the yihA gene encoding ribosome biogenesis GTP-binding protein YihA/YsxC, with amino-acid sequence MSLLLERAHYLLSAHNIRQLPDDVGAEVAFAGRSNAGKSSALNALTRQNSLARVSKTPGRTQQLVFFEVTPEAKLVDLPGYGYAKVPLDLQAHWQAFIDQYFRTREALRGLVVVMDIRHPLKDYDRQMLGYAVQRGLPAHALLTKADKLGRGQQGIALQKVRKDLQSSFGDTVSVQTFSGPARQGVDEARGIIGGWLGLNKPAPEAA; translated from the coding sequence ATGTCACTGCTCCTAGAACGCGCCCATTACCTGCTTTCGGCCCACAACATCCGGCAATTGCCGGACGACGTCGGGGCCGAAGTGGCTTTTGCCGGTCGCTCCAATGCTGGCAAGTCCAGCGCCCTCAATGCCCTGACCCGCCAGAACAGCCTGGCCCGGGTCTCCAAGACCCCCGGCCGCACCCAGCAGCTGGTGTTCTTCGAGGTCACCCCGGAGGCCAAGCTGGTCGATCTTCCCGGTTACGGCTATGCCAAGGTGCCGTTGGACCTGCAGGCGCATTGGCAGGCCTTCATCGACCAGTACTTCCGCACCCGCGAGGCCCTGCGCGGGCTGGTGGTGGTGATGGACATCCGTCACCCGCTGAAGGACTACGACCGGCAGATGCTGGGCTATGCCGTGCAGCGCGGCCTGCCGGCGCACGCGCTGCTGACCAAGGCCGACAAGCTCGGCCGTGGCCAGCAGGGCATTGCCCTGCAGAAGGTCCGCAAGGACCTGCAGTCCTCGTTCGGCGACACCGTGAGCGTGCAGACCTTCTCCGGCCCGGCCCGCCAGGGCGTGGACGAGGCGCGCGGCATCATCGGTGGCTGGCTGGGTTTGAACAAGCCGGCCCCCGAGGCCGCATGA
- a CDS encoding c-type cytochrome, which produces MRHARVLAVSAVAVSLLAAVAVAQTSITPLPDNAPVKTASLEVDFSKTTWGDPKAGQTKAAACAACHSADGNSTVEMYPSIAGQSERYVAQQIALIANGQRSSGAAAAMVPFVQDLTPQDMRDIGAFFSTQKASAGLADDGVVAEGPYKGLKFYEIGQQLYRGGDAQRGIPACMACHGPTGAGNPGPAYPHIGGQHASYVARRLQEYQAGVTQETDKAHFQIMASIAKSLTEQEIQALGSYLQGLHNRADDVAGVPARAP; this is translated from the coding sequence ATGCGCCATGCTCGCGTTCTTGCCGTTTCCGCTGTTGCTGTATCGCTGTTGGCCGCTGTTGCGGTCGCCCAGACCTCGATCACCCCGTTGCCCGACAACGCGCCGGTGAAGACCGCCTCGCTCGAGGTTGATTTCAGCAAGACCACCTGGGGTGACCCCAAGGCCGGCCAGACCAAGGCCGCGGCCTGTGCGGCCTGTCATTCGGCCGACGGCAACTCCACGGTGGAGATGTACCCCAGCATTGCCGGCCAGAGCGAACGCTACGTGGCCCAGCAGATCGCGCTGATCGCCAACGGCCAGCGCAGTTCCGGTGCCGCGGCAGCGATGGTGCCGTTCGTGCAGGACCTCACCCCGCAGGACATGCGCGACATTGGTGCCTTTTTCTCCACGCAGAAGGCCAGCGCCGGGCTCGCCGACGACGGCGTGGTCGCCGAAGGCCCCTACAAGGGCCTGAAGTTCTACGAGATCGGCCAGCAGCTCTATCGCGGCGGCGACGCCCAGCGCGGCATTCCGGCCTGCATGGCCTGCCACGGGCCCACCGGGGCCGGTAATCCGGGCCCGGCCTACCCGCACATTGGCGGCCAGCACGCCAGTTATGTGGCGCGCCGGCTGCAGGAGTACCAGGCCGGGGTGACCCAGGAAACCGACAAGGCCCACTTCCAGATCATGGCCAGCATTGCCAAGTCGTTGACCGAACAGGAAATCCAGGCACTGGGCAGCTACCTGCAGGGGCTGCACAACCGTGCCGACGACGTCGCTGGCGTGCCTGCCCGCGCGCCCTGA
- a CDS encoding thiol:disulfide interchange protein DsbA/DsbL yields the protein MLKTLIPRLMLLLLAVTPLAALATPAAPLVEGTDYKVLAQPGTFAPAAGKIEVVEVFGYTCPHCAHFEPKLEAWAKKLPKDVRFTPVPAAFGGPWDSFARAYYAAEEMGVAQRSHAAMFKALHEQGSLPMQNIAPDELATFYQAYGVEPEKYIAALKSDAVEQKLAAARAFARRTQIPGTPSMIVNGKYLVTGDTFDDQLRIASALIARERAGKAR from the coding sequence ATGTTGAAGACGTTGATCCCGCGCCTGATGCTGTTGCTGCTGGCTGTGACCCCGCTGGCCGCACTGGCCACCCCCGCCGCGCCGCTGGTCGAAGGCACCGACTACAAGGTGCTGGCCCAGCCCGGCACGTTCGCCCCCGCTGCGGGCAAGATCGAAGTAGTGGAGGTGTTCGGCTATACCTGCCCGCATTGCGCGCATTTCGAACCGAAGCTGGAAGCCTGGGCGAAGAAGCTGCCCAAGGACGTCCGCTTCACTCCGGTGCCGGCCGCGTTCGGCGGGCCGTGGGATTCGTTCGCCCGTGCCTACTACGCCGCCGAAGAGATGGGCGTGGCCCAGCGCAGTCATGCGGCCATGTTCAAGGCACTGCACGAGCAGGGTTCGCTGCCGATGCAGAACATCGCGCCGGACGAACTGGCGACGTTCTACCAGGCGTATGGCGTTGAACCGGAGAAGTACATCGCAGCGCTGAAGAGCGATGCGGTGGAACAGAAGCTGGCCGCTGCACGCGCCTTCGCCCGCCGCACCCAGATTCCCGGCACGCCGTCGATGATCGTCAACGGCAAGTACCTGGTTACCGGTGATACCTTCGACGACCAGCTGCGCATCGCCAGCGCCCTGATCGCCCGCGAACGCGCCGGCAAGGCTCGCTGA
- a CDS encoding thiol:disulfide interchange protein DsbA/DsbL produces MKTRFALALMALLPILAACQAKDGTENTATPAAPATTEAPAEATPDTTAASGETAAAETAAAEAGAQAETTAPAAAPAASKPVGPEPVEGTDYVALKAGAPFAPATGKIEVAEIFGFVCPACNAFQPKIAAWKAGLPSDVNFVYVPAMFGGTWDNYAKAFYAAQNLGVEEKTHDALYAAIHVTQELKGERGRDSVEDIAAFYAKHGVDAKKFLAEMNGFSVNGQTNKAKQFAQRSEITGTPSVIVNGKYLVKGKSFDDMLRIADHLIARERAAKGG; encoded by the coding sequence ATGAAGACCCGTTTCGCCCTCGCCCTGATGGCTCTGCTGCCGATCCTGGCCGCCTGCCAGGCCAAGGACGGCACCGAGAACACCGCCACCCCGGCAGCCCCGGCCACCACCGAGGCCCCGGCGGAAGCCACCCCGGACACCACCGCGGCCAGCGGCGAGACGGCAGCAGCGGAAACCGCAGCGGCCGAAGCGGGCGCACAGGCTGAGACCACCGCGCCGGCAGCGGCACCGGCAGCGTCCAAGCCGGTCGGCCCGGAGCCGGTGGAAGGCACCGACTACGTGGCACTAAAAGCGGGCGCGCCGTTCGCCCCGGCCACCGGCAAGATTGAAGTCGCCGAGATCTTCGGCTTCGTCTGCCCGGCCTGCAATGCGTTCCAGCCGAAGATCGCGGCGTGGAAGGCCGGCCTGCCGAGCGACGTCAACTTCGTCTATGTGCCGGCCATGTTCGGCGGCACCTGGGACAACTACGCCAAGGCCTTCTACGCTGCGCAGAACCTGGGCGTTGAAGAAAAGACCCACGACGCGCTGTACGCCGCGATCCACGTCACCCAGGAGCTGAAGGGCGAACGCGGTCGTGATTCCGTGGAAGACATCGCCGCCTTCTACGCCAAGCACGGCGTGGACGCGAAGAAGTTCCTGGCCGAAATGAACGGCTTCTCGGTCAACGGCCAGACCAACAAGGCCAAGCAGTTCGCGCAGCGCAGCGAGATCACCGGCACCCCGTCGGTCATCGTCAATGGCAAGTACCTGGTCAAGGGCAAGAGCTTTGACGACATGCTGCGCATTGCCGACCACCTGATCGCCCGCGAGCGCGCTGCCAAGGGCGGCTGA
- a CDS encoding endonuclease/exonuclease/phosphatase family protein: MTTPNTRTLRLLTANIQAGSSTRRYSDYVTRSWSHALPAGRKRSSLDAIAQLARGHDIVGLQEADPGSLRSGFTNQTHYLAERAGFNYWSHQPNRRMGGVASSANGLLSKLEPVEVQDHALPGRIGGRGVLLAKFGEGNEGLLVAVAHLSLGTNSRMSQLAFIGELLSDHPNAVLMGDFNCLADRPEMQALYQKTTLQPPGCAVPTFPSWRPDRAIDHILLSSNLQQRSAEAVPAAYSDHLALAMEIEVPAHVVR, encoded by the coding sequence GTGACAACCCCCAACACCCGGACCCTGCGTCTGCTGACGGCCAACATCCAGGCCGGCTCCAGTACCCGCCGGTACAGCGACTACGTGACCCGCAGCTGGTCACATGCGCTGCCGGCGGGACGCAAACGGTCCAGCCTGGATGCAATTGCCCAGCTGGCCCGTGGTCATGACATCGTCGGCCTGCAGGAGGCCGACCCCGGCAGCCTGCGCTCGGGCTTCACCAACCAGACCCACTACCTGGCCGAGCGCGCCGGCTTCAACTACTGGAGCCACCAGCCGAACCGCCGCATGGGCGGGGTGGCCTCCAGTGCCAATGGCCTGCTCAGCAAGCTGGAGCCGGTCGAAGTCCAGGACCACGCCCTGCCCGGCCGCATTGGCGGGCGCGGCGTGTTGCTGGCCAAGTTCGGCGAAGGCAACGAAGGCCTGCTGGTGGCCGTGGCGCACCTGTCACTGGGCACGAATTCTCGGATGTCGCAGTTGGCTTTCATCGGCGAGCTGTTGAGCGACCATCCCAATGCCGTGCTGATGGGCGACTTCAACTGCCTGGCCGACCGTCCGGAAATGCAGGCGCTGTACCAGAAGACCACCCTGCAGCCCCCGGGCTGCGCGGTGCCGACCTTCCCCAGCTGGCGGCCGGATCGGGCGATTGACCATATCCTGCTGAGCAGCAATCTGCAGCAGCGCAGCGCAGAAGCGGTACCGGCGGCGTATTCGGATCACCTGGCGCTGGCGATGGAGATTGAAGTGCCAGCGCACGTGGTGCGCTAG
- a CDS encoding EamA family transporter — translation MSTSRHASLLPVLAVLGSVTALAVGTSFAKQLFPLIGAQGTSALRVGFSALVLLAVFRPWRWTTSRTDGGAILRYGLTLGAMNLLFYMALRTIPFGIAVAIEFCGPLAVAMWSSRRPIDFVWVACAVAGLLLLLPLGHGEPLDPTGVMFALGAAACWAMYIIFGKRAGHLPAGHTVSLGMCAAALVVVPVGVAHAGAALLDPRILLFGLGVAIVSSAIPMWLEMMALKRLPKETFGILISMEPAVAALLAMGLLAEHLTALQWAAIGCTVMASVGSTLTAKPTQMPINT, via the coding sequence ATGTCGACCTCCCGCCACGCCTCCCTGCTTCCCGTTCTGGCCGTCCTGGGCTCCGTCACCGCACTCGCGGTCGGCACCTCGTTCGCCAAACAACTGTTTCCCTTGATCGGTGCCCAAGGCACCAGCGCGCTGCGCGTCGGCTTCTCCGCACTGGTCCTGCTGGCGGTATTCCGACCGTGGCGCTGGACCACCAGCCGCACCGATGGCGGCGCGATTCTGCGCTATGGCCTGACCCTCGGCGCGATGAACCTGCTGTTCTACATGGCCCTGCGTACGATCCCGTTCGGGATCGCGGTGGCGATTGAATTCTGCGGTCCGCTGGCGGTGGCGATGTGGTCATCGCGCCGGCCGATCGATTTTGTGTGGGTGGCTTGCGCGGTGGCCGGGCTGCTGCTGTTGCTGCCACTGGGTCACGGCGAGCCGCTGGACCCCACCGGGGTGATGTTCGCGCTGGGCGCGGCGGCGTGCTGGGCGATGTACATCATCTTCGGCAAGCGCGCCGGGCATCTGCCGGCCGGGCACACCGTGTCACTGGGCATGTGTGCTGCCGCGCTGGTGGTGGTGCCGGTCGGCGTGGCGCATGCGGGTGCGGCGTTGCTGGACCCGAGGATCCTGCTGTTCGGGCTCGGCGTGGCGATTGTCTCCAGCGCGATTCCGATGTGGCTGGAGATGATGGCGCTCAAGCGGCTGCCGAAGGAGACGTTCGGCATTCTGATCAGCATGGAGCCGGCGGTGGCCGCGTTGCTGGCGATGGGGTTGCTCGCCGAGCATCTGACCGCGCTGCAGTGGGCAGCGATTGGGTGCACGGTCATGGCGTCGGTGGGCAGCACGTTGACCGCAAAGCCGACGCAGATGCCGATCAATACCTGA
- a CDS encoding VOC family protein, which produces MIAKNTICLWYDGTALDAATFYAATFPDSAVNAVHRAPSDYPAGKAGDVLTVDFTVLGIPCIGLNGGPAFKHSEAFSFQVATDDQAETDRYWDAIVGNGGQESACGWCRDKWGLSWQITPRALTEAFTSSDPAVAKRAFEAMMTMTKIDVAGIEAAVKGP; this is translated from the coding sequence ATGATTGCCAAGAACACGATCTGTCTCTGGTACGACGGCACCGCGCTGGACGCGGCCACTTTCTATGCAGCCACCTTCCCGGACAGCGCGGTCAACGCGGTACACCGCGCCCCGTCGGATTACCCGGCCGGCAAGGCGGGGGATGTGCTGACCGTGGATTTCACCGTGCTGGGCATTCCCTGCATCGGCTTGAACGGCGGGCCTGCGTTCAAGCACAGCGAGGCGTTCTCGTTCCAGGTCGCCACCGATGATCAGGCCGAGACTGACCGCTACTGGGATGCCATTGTCGGCAACGGTGGGCAGGAAAGTGCCTGTGGCTGGTGCCGCGACAAGTGGGGGCTGTCCTGGCAGATCACCCCGCGAGCGCTGACCGAGGCGTTTACCAGCAGCGATCCGGCGGTGGCCAAGCGCGCGTTCGAGGCGATGATGACAATGACGAAGATTGATGTGGCTGGCATCGAAGCGGCGGTAAAAGGCCCGTAG
- the fhuE gene encoding ferric-rhodotorulic acid/ferric-coprogen receptor FhuE, whose amino-acid sequence MTRRTAVLSRRLPHHRLPQALLVALATFAAAPAFAQDSTDATTLDKIVVKGERAEGFSVRRTSAGTRFNLAPREIPQSISIISHQRIEDQNLDDILDVLSNTTGVSSTQSDTERTEFYARGFYIDSYQFDNLPTQMVQNWSYGDSGLDLAIYDRVEIVRGSTGLLTGAGNPSASVNLIRKHADSAELTGSVSVNVGSWGRTRSTVDVTTPLNKSGSVRARVIGSYLDTESQMDRYDQHKTLGYAVIDADLTPDTQLSVGYDYQQKRANGATWGGFPMLYSDGSSTGYDESFNSAAKWTYWDTTSKRAFATLEHDFNEDWMVRIGATHDETKADDKLFYPAYNDWVTGASLFDKNTGAGISPSAGFYNTERKVSAVDGYFSGAFELFGLKHEVMGGLSYNKRDYANYGDYQIDGAGLTWDPFSSYLNWNGDISEPNWNPLALASEGTITQKAAYAATRLSLAEPLKLILGARYTDWKSEGEGADRSHKVTTPYAGLVYEINDTWSTYGSYTEIFQPQMLKNQQGGFLDPVDGKSYEVGVKAAWFDDRLNASAAVFRIEQDNVGQATNIPVNGSLNEFAYIGARGTVSRGFEVEVNGELAPGWNASFGASRYVAKDINGTDINTRLPQTAIKLFTSYTPQSMTDLTIGGGANWQNRIYYPVPAYGQIEQGGYALVNAFVRYRLAPQFSVQANLNNLLDKKYLSQVNGYGAYGDERNGSITFTWSF is encoded by the coding sequence ATGACCCGTCGCACCGCTGTGCTGTCCCGCCGCCTGCCCCACCACCGCCTGCCGCAGGCGCTGCTGGTCGCGCTGGCCACCTTCGCTGCTGCCCCGGCCTTTGCCCAGGACAGCACCGACGCCACCACCCTGGACAAGATCGTGGTCAAGGGCGAGCGCGCGGAAGGCTTCTCGGTTCGCCGCACCTCGGCCGGCACCCGCTTCAATCTCGCCCCGCGCGAGATTCCGCAGTCGATCAGCATCATCAGCCACCAGCGCATCGAGGACCAGAACCTCGACGACATCCTGGACGTCCTCAGCAACACCACCGGCGTGAGCAGCACCCAGTCCGACACCGAGCGCACCGAGTTCTACGCGCGCGGCTTCTACATCGACAGCTACCAGTTCGACAACCTGCCGACCCAGATGGTGCAGAACTGGAGCTACGGCGATTCCGGCCTGGATCTGGCCATCTATGACCGCGTGGAAATCGTGCGCGGCTCCACCGGCCTGCTGACCGGCGCGGGCAACCCGTCGGCCTCGGTCAACCTGATCCGCAAGCACGCCGACAGCGCCGAGCTGACCGGCAGCGTGTCGGTCAACGTGGGCAGCTGGGGCCGCACCCGCAGCACCGTTGACGTGACCACCCCGCTGAACAAGAGCGGCTCGGTGCGCGCGCGCGTGATCGGCAGCTACCTGGACACCGAATCGCAGATGGACCGCTACGACCAGCACAAGACGCTGGGCTATGCGGTGATCGACGCCGACCTGACCCCGGACACCCAGCTGAGCGTGGGCTACGACTACCAGCAGAAGCGCGCCAACGGTGCCACCTGGGGCGGCTTCCCGATGCTGTACTCCGACGGCAGCTCGACCGGTTACGACGAATCGTTCAATTCGGCCGCCAAGTGGACCTACTGGGACACCACCAGCAAGCGCGCGTTCGCCACGTTGGAGCACGACTTCAATGAGGACTGGATGGTCCGCATCGGCGCGACCCACGACGAAACCAAGGCCGACGACAAGCTGTTCTACCCGGCCTACAACGACTGGGTCACCGGTGCCTCGCTGTTCGACAAGAACACCGGTGCCGGCATCTCGCCGTCGGCGGGCTTCTACAACACCGAGCGCAAGGTCAGCGCGGTGGACGGCTACTTCAGTGGCGCGTTCGAGCTGTTCGGCCTGAAGCATGAAGTCATGGGTGGCCTGAGCTACAACAAGCGCGACTACGCCAACTACGGCGACTACCAGATCGATGGCGCGGGCCTGACCTGGGACCCGTTCTCCAGCTACCTGAACTGGAACGGCGACATCAGCGAGCCGAACTGGAACCCCCTGGCGCTGGCCAGCGAGGGCACCATCACCCAGAAGGCCGCCTACGCCGCGACCCGCCTGTCGCTGGCTGAGCCGCTGAAGCTGATCCTGGGCGCGCGCTACACCGATTGGAAGAGCGAAGGTGAAGGTGCGGACCGTTCGCACAAGGTCACCACCCCGTATGCCGGCCTGGTGTACGAGATCAATGACACCTGGAGCACCTACGGTTCGTACACCGAGATATTCCAGCCGCAGATGCTGAAGAACCAGCAGGGCGGTTTCCTGGATCCAGTGGATGGCAAGAGCTACGAAGTCGGCGTCAAGGCCGCGTGGTTCGACGATCGCCTGAATGCCTCGGCCGCCGTGTTCCGCATCGAGCAGGACAACGTCGGTCAGGCCACCAACATTCCGGTCAATGGCAGCTTGAATGAGTTCGCCTACATCGGCGCACGTGGCACCGTCAGCCGCGGCTTCGAAGTGGAAGTGAACGGTGAGCTGGCCCCGGGCTGGAACGCCAGCTTCGGTGCATCGCGTTACGTGGCCAAGGACATCAACGGCACCGACATCAACACCCGTCTGCCGCAGACTGCGATCAAACTGTTCACCAGCTACACCCCGCAGTCGATGACCGACCTGACCATCGGTGGTGGTGCCAACTGGCAGAACCGCATCTACTACCCGGTGCCGGCGTACGGCCAGATCGAACAGGGTGGCTATGCGTTGGTGAATGCCTTCGTGCGTTACCGCCTGGCTCCCCAGTTCAGCGTGCAGGCCAATCTGAACAACCTGCTGGACAAGAAGTACCTGTCGCAGGTGAATGGCTATGGTGCCTACGGCGACGAGCGTAACGGTTCGATCACGTTCACCTGGTCGTTCTGA